In Hymenobacter sublimis, a single genomic region encodes these proteins:
- a CDS encoding N-acetylmuramoyl-L-alanine amidase family protein translates to MRSVTLFVLLFLISTLAFSQSKYRRVVAKRGDGVNTLLYHNGLTPSRHLRQFQQLNRANLTKRNGLIIGRTYLLPRPTPRATSSARTAPATRAATSHGISTTPMLPAKLFGPTYGPVPVRDRALRGAVYYLSPGHAGPDPGAIGQYGTYKLAEDEYAYDVTIRLARVLMEHGATVYMMVQDPNDGIRDESVLKMDYDELTYPQQRIPLSQLGRLRQRMTQVNQLYARHKGAYQRLLSLHVDSRSAGQNIDVFFYHHQNSQAGLRLAKNIHKVFTARYKRAQPTRPYSGNVSIRSSLYEVRTSHAPAVFMELGNIRNSKDQRRFVVADNRQALANWIYEGLLADYTGR, encoded by the coding sequence TTGCGCTCAGTTACTCTCTTCGTCCTGCTCTTTCTGATTTCCACGCTTGCCTTCAGCCAGAGCAAGTATCGGCGGGTAGTAGCCAAACGGGGCGACGGAGTGAACACGCTCCTCTACCACAACGGGCTGACTCCGAGCCGGCACCTGCGCCAGTTTCAGCAACTGAACCGCGCCAACCTAACCAAGCGCAACGGCCTCATTATTGGGCGTACCTACCTGCTGCCCCGCCCTACCCCCCGCGCCACTAGCAGCGCCAGAACCGCGCCAGCTACCCGCGCTGCCACTTCGCATGGCATCAGCACTACCCCCATGCTTCCGGCCAAGCTTTTCGGGCCCACCTACGGCCCGGTGCCCGTCCGCGACCGAGCCCTACGGGGGGCAGTGTACTACCTCTCGCCGGGCCACGCCGGCCCCGACCCTGGTGCCATCGGCCAGTACGGCACCTACAAGCTGGCCGAGGATGAGTACGCCTACGACGTAACCATCCGGCTGGCCCGGGTGCTGATGGAGCACGGCGCTACGGTGTACATGATGGTACAGGACCCCAACGACGGCATCCGGGACGAGAGCGTACTGAAAATGGACTACGACGAGCTGACCTACCCCCAGCAGCGCATTCCGCTCAGCCAGCTTGGCCGCTTGCGCCAGCGCATGACCCAGGTCAACCAGCTCTACGCTCGCCACAAAGGTGCCTACCAGCGCCTGCTGAGCTTGCACGTCGACAGCCGCAGCGCCGGCCAGAACATCGACGTATTCTTTTACCACCACCAGAACAGCCAGGCCGGCCTGCGCCTGGCCAAGAACATTCACAAGGTGTTCACGGCCCGCTACAAACGCGCCCAGCCTACCCGCCCCTACTCCGGCAACGTTTCCATTCGGAGCAGCCTCTACGAAGTACGCACCAGCCATGCCCCGGCCGTGTTCATGGAGCTGGGCAACATCCGCAACAGCAAAGACCAGCGTCGCTTCGTGGTAGCCGACAATCGCCAGGCCCTAGCCAACTGGATTTACGAGGGCCTGCTAGCTGATTATACGGGGCGATAA
- a CDS encoding TlpA disulfide reductase family protein codes for MKNYLLLLLLVPGLAAAQPSVPFMLKGRLGPTTYSGKPTYVYLRSGRMLDSAVVKGGRFELKGTVDEPTKGLLSMRRNMDDMSDHKAVFYLELGTLIFTSPDSLKNAQVGGTPLTDAWREIWFAAEPIVRQLNVLEKALRAGTPEQQLPAFRQDLQAQRTALLRERTRLDSIFVRAHPTSPISLYVLNSISKDPTHTALVMALLPTLSPAAFNSPRAEEIRTTIQQNTLGIKPEIELQVGQMAPNFTQATPDGRQVSLTNYRGKYVLVDFWASWCGPCRAENPNLAKAYHTFKDKNFDVLGVSLDEARDRAKWVKAIQDDQLPWTQVADLKGWEGQTARAYFIQAIPQNFLVDPTGRIIAMNLRGDALSKALTRLVK; via the coding sequence ATGAAGAACTACCTGCTTCTTCTGCTGCTGGTGCCGGGCTTGGCCGCTGCGCAACCGTCTGTCCCCTTCATGCTGAAGGGCCGCCTGGGTCCAACTACGTACAGCGGCAAGCCTACCTACGTTTATTTGCGCAGCGGGAGGATGTTAGATTCTGCGGTGGTAAAGGGAGGGCGCTTCGAACTGAAGGGCACCGTGGACGAACCCACTAAAGGATTGCTCTCCATGCGGCGGAATATGGACGATATGTCGGATCATAAGGCAGTTTTTTACCTTGAACTAGGTACGCTCATCTTCACTAGCCCCGATTCGCTCAAGAACGCGCAAGTGGGCGGCACACCGCTCACAGATGCCTGGCGGGAGATATGGTTTGCAGCAGAACCGATTGTTCGGCAACTGAATGTGCTGGAAAAAGCGCTGCGGGCCGGAACGCCAGAGCAGCAGTTGCCGGCGTTCCGGCAGGACCTGCAGGCACAGCGCACGGCTTTACTGCGGGAACGCACCCGTCTGGATTCTATTTTCGTCCGCGCCCACCCCACGTCGCCCATCAGTCTGTACGTATTGAACAGTATCAGCAAGGACCCCACACACACCGCGCTGGTGATGGCTTTGCTTCCTACCCTGTCACCCGCTGCGTTCAATAGCCCGCGAGCCGAGGAAATCCGGACGACAATTCAGCAAAACACGCTGGGCATTAAGCCTGAGATAGAGTTGCAGGTGGGACAAATGGCCCCAAATTTCACCCAAGCTACGCCAGATGGTCGTCAAGTTTCGCTCACGAACTACCGCGGCAAATACGTGTTGGTCGACTTTTGGGCCAGTTGGTGCGGCCCGTGCCGCGCGGAAAACCCAAACCTGGCGAAAGCCTACCACACGTTTAAAGACAAGAACTTCGACGTGCTCGGCGTGTCACTCGATGAGGCCAGGGACCGGGCAAAATGGGTGAAAGCTATTCAGGATGATCAGCTACCCTGGACACAAGTAGCCGATCTGAAGGGCTGGGAGGGCCAGACTGCCCGCGCCTATTTCATCCAAGCTATTCCGCAGAATTTCTTAGTAGACCCAACTGGTAGAATCATAGCCATGAACCTACGAGGCGACGCGCTGTCCAAGGCACTGACGCGGCTAGTGAAATAG
- a CDS encoding deoxyhypusine synthase family protein encodes MNVTNFLKHHYRHFNAAALIDAAEGYNKHLAEGGKMMITLAGAMSTAEMGIQLAELIRQDKVQIISCTGANLEEDIFNLVAHDFYERVPNYRDLTAADEQALLERHMNRVTDTCIPEEEAMRRLEHSVLKFWEQADKAGERYFPHEFFYQILKSGELEQYYQIDPKDSWMLAAAEKNLPIICPGWEDSTLGNIFAGHVISGDIKNVHTVRTGIEYMIYLAEWYTNQATEESKVGFFQIGGGIAGDFPICVVPMLHQDLQRTSVPLWGYFCQISDSTTSYGSYSGAVPNEKITWGKLGQDTPKFIIESDATIVAPLVFAMVLGQ; translated from the coding sequence ATGAACGTAACGAACTTCCTCAAGCACCACTACCGCCACTTCAACGCCGCTGCTCTGATTGATGCCGCCGAAGGCTACAACAAGCACCTCGCGGAAGGGGGCAAGATGATGATTACCCTAGCCGGCGCCATGAGCACCGCCGAAATGGGCATCCAACTGGCCGAGCTCATTCGCCAGGACAAGGTGCAAATCATCAGCTGCACGGGTGCCAACCTGGAAGAGGATATCTTCAACCTGGTAGCTCACGACTTTTACGAGCGGGTACCCAACTACCGCGACCTGACGGCCGCCGACGAGCAGGCCCTGCTGGAGCGCCACATGAACCGCGTAACCGATACCTGCATTCCGGAAGAGGAAGCCATGCGCCGCCTGGAGCACTCGGTGCTCAAGTTCTGGGAGCAGGCTGATAAGGCCGGCGAGCGGTACTTCCCCCACGAGTTCTTCTACCAGATCCTGAAGTCGGGTGAGTTGGAGCAGTACTACCAGATTGACCCCAAGGACTCCTGGATGCTGGCTGCTGCCGAGAAAAACCTGCCCATCATCTGCCCCGGTTGGGAAGACTCCACGCTGGGCAACATCTTCGCCGGCCACGTTATTTCCGGCGACATCAAGAACGTGCACACTGTGCGCACCGGCATTGAGTACATGATTTACCTGGCCGAGTGGTACACCAACCAGGCTACCGAGGAAAGCAAAGTAGGCTTCTTCCAGATTGGCGGCGGCATTGCCGGCGACTTCCCCATCTGCGTAGTGCCCATGCTGCACCAGGATCTGCAGCGCACCTCGGTGCCGCTGTGGGGCTACTTCTGCCAGATTTCGGATTCGACGACTTCCTACGGTTCTTACTCCGGCGCCGTACCGAACGAGAAAATCACCTGGGGTAAGCTGGGCCAGGACACGCCCAAATTCATCATCGAGTCGGATGCTACCATCGTGGCCCCATTGGTGTTTGCTATGGTGCTAGGCCAGTAA
- the hslV gene encoding ATP-dependent protease subunit HslV translates to MRIRSTTVLGVRHNGEIALGADGQATMDKHVAKSNVRKVRKLHDGKVVTGFAGSTADAFMLLDKFEEKLGSYNGQLRRAAIELAKEWRKDQYLRKLEAMMVVADKDELLIIAGTGDVLEPDSDVAAIGSGAMYAQAAALALKKHAPHLTARQMVEDALHIAADICIYTNHNLMIEQPS, encoded by the coding sequence ATGAGAATCCGCTCCACTACCGTCCTGGGTGTGCGCCACAACGGCGAAATTGCCCTCGGCGCCGACGGCCAGGCCACCATGGACAAGCACGTGGCCAAGAGCAACGTGCGCAAGGTGCGCAAGCTCCACGACGGCAAAGTGGTAACCGGCTTTGCCGGTTCCACCGCCGATGCCTTCATGCTGCTCGATAAGTTTGAGGAGAAGCTGGGTAGCTACAACGGCCAGCTGCGCCGCGCCGCCATTGAGCTGGCCAAGGAGTGGCGCAAAGACCAGTACCTGCGCAAGCTGGAAGCCATGATGGTAGTAGCCGACAAGGATGAGCTGCTCATTATTGCCGGCACCGGCGACGTGCTGGAGCCCGACTCCGACGTAGCCGCCATCGGCTCCGGCGCCATGTACGCCCAGGCCGCCGCCCTGGCCCTGAAAAAGCACGCCCCCCACCTCACGGCCCGCCAGATGGTAGAGGATGCCCTGCACATTGCCGCCGATATCTGCATCTATACCAACCACAACCTGATGATTGAGCAGCCCAGCTAG
- a CDS encoding TonB-dependent receptor produces the protein MKQTILAVTLCLASVGAFAQGQTISGQITDSAGKPVIGATVVEKGTNNGTATGNDGRFTLQARTATPRLQISSIGYATQEVDAAGGQVSIRLTDATTGLGEVQVVGSRSQNRSVTDSPSPVDIIDLREVTTKTGQLDVNQLLQFVAPSFNSNRQTGSDGADHVDPATLRGLGPDQTLVLVNGKRQHQSALVNLFGTRGRGNTGTDLNVIPAASIERIEILRDGASAQYGSDAIAGVINIVLKSSVKELTANVNYGAYDAKYRFDDENFDGGNFNANLNYGVGLGQKGSFVNATVDYNLREHTQRANVPNADGLARREYGDPEIRNLSAYLNSRFALNDRSYFYVFGGGNKRRGDAYAWTRFADDDRNVPAIYPNGFDPIISSDIWDASAVAGLRTALGEWELDVSNNFGSNRFEYGVKNTLNSSLGASSPTSFNAGGFQLQQNVVNLGLTRNYKTVLQGLNVAAGAEWRREWYSLFAGEEASYANYDPQSGAASGSQGFPGYQPTDAIKAQRDNVAAYADAELSVTQRWLLAGALRYEHYSDFGSTLNYKLATRFNLTEFLTLRGTYSTGFRAPSLAQVNFNSTFTNFINGEPVEVLLARNNSAVTQKLGVPSLQQETSNNANIGLTSRIGSSLSLTLDGYYIKVKDRVVLTSQFSADDPVIGPDLQALNVDQAQFFANAADTRSLGLDVVLSHTLPLGTGRLNSTLAANVNNLKIDRVRTSGRLAGREEEFFGAREQAFVKASAPPSKINLTFDYQLGRFGALLRFVRFDKITLIDWDGASMEYDSRITTDLTLNYALTNHLQFIVGSANLLNRYPTLFDPQRTETGGAWDPVQMGSNGRFYFAKLQARF, from the coding sequence ATGAAGCAGACTATACTGGCAGTAACGCTGTGTTTGGCCAGCGTTGGCGCTTTCGCGCAAGGGCAGACCATTTCAGGGCAAATAACAGACAGCGCGGGCAAGCCCGTGATTGGGGCCACCGTAGTAGAAAAAGGCACCAACAACGGTACGGCTACCGGCAACGACGGCCGCTTTACGCTACAGGCCCGCACTGCTACCCCGCGCCTGCAAATCAGTTCCATCGGGTACGCCACGCAGGAAGTGGATGCCGCCGGCGGCCAGGTAAGCATCCGGCTGACCGACGCTACTACGGGCCTCGGCGAAGTGCAGGTAGTGGGCTCCCGCAGCCAGAACCGCTCCGTCACTGATTCGCCCTCGCCGGTGGACATTATCGACTTGCGGGAGGTAACCACCAAAACCGGTCAGCTCGACGTAAACCAGCTGCTGCAGTTTGTGGCGCCCTCCTTCAACTCCAACCGCCAAACCGGCTCGGATGGTGCCGACCACGTGGACCCCGCCACCCTGCGCGGCCTCGGCCCCGACCAAACCCTGGTACTAGTAAACGGCAAGCGTCAGCACCAATCGGCGCTGGTGAACCTGTTTGGTACCCGCGGCCGCGGCAACACCGGCACCGATTTGAACGTGATACCGGCCGCCAGCATCGAGCGGATTGAGATTCTGCGCGACGGCGCCTCGGCCCAGTACGGCTCCGATGCCATTGCCGGCGTCATCAACATCGTGCTGAAAAGCTCGGTGAAGGAGTTGACTGCCAACGTGAACTACGGAGCCTACGACGCCAAATACCGTTTCGACGACGAGAACTTCGACGGCGGCAACTTCAACGCCAACCTTAATTACGGGGTTGGGCTGGGGCAGAAGGGTAGCTTCGTGAATGCCACCGTCGACTACAACCTGCGTGAGCACACCCAACGGGCCAATGTACCCAACGCCGATGGCCTGGCCCGCCGCGAGTACGGCGACCCGGAAATTCGTAACCTCTCGGCCTACCTCAACTCCCGGTTTGCCCTCAATGACCGGTCGTACTTCTACGTGTTCGGGGGCGGCAACAAGCGCCGGGGCGACGCCTACGCCTGGACCCGCTTTGCCGACGACGACCGGAACGTGCCCGCCATCTACCCCAACGGCTTCGACCCCATCATCAGCAGCGACATTTGGGATGCCTCGGCGGTAGCGGGGCTGCGCACGGCCCTGGGCGAGTGGGAGCTGGATGTGAGTAACAACTTCGGCTCCAACCGCTTCGAGTACGGGGTCAAGAACACGCTTAATTCCTCCTTGGGCGCTAGCTCGCCTACCTCCTTCAACGCCGGTGGGTTTCAGCTCCAGCAGAACGTGGTAAACCTGGGTCTGACGCGCAACTACAAAACCGTGCTGCAGGGCCTGAACGTGGCCGCCGGGGCCGAGTGGCGCCGCGAGTGGTACTCGCTGTTTGCGGGCGAAGAAGCTTCTTACGCCAATTACGACCCCCAATCCGGGGCGGCCAGCGGCTCCCAGGGCTTTCCCGGCTACCAGCCCACCGATGCCATTAAGGCCCAGCGCGACAACGTAGCGGCCTACGCCGATGCCGAACTAAGCGTAACCCAGCGCTGGCTGCTGGCCGGGGCCCTACGCTACGAGCACTACTCCGACTTCGGCAGCACGCTCAACTACAAGCTAGCTACCCGCTTCAACCTCACGGAGTTCCTGACCCTGCGCGGCACGTACAGCACCGGCTTCCGGGCGCCCTCCCTGGCTCAGGTAAACTTCAACTCTACCTTCACCAACTTCATCAATGGCGAGCCGGTGGAGGTGCTGCTGGCCCGCAACAACAGCGCTGTAACCCAGAAACTGGGCGTGCCCAGCCTCCAGCAGGAAACCTCCAACAACGCCAACATCGGCCTCACCAGCCGCATCGGTTCCTCCCTGAGCTTGACCCTGGACGGCTACTACATCAAGGTGAAAGACCGGGTAGTGCTCACTAGCCAGTTCTCCGCCGACGACCCCGTTATCGGCCCCGATTTGCAGGCCCTGAACGTGGACCAGGCCCAGTTCTTCGCCAACGCCGCCGACACCCGCTCCCTAGGCCTCGACGTGGTGCTGAGCCACACGCTACCCCTGGGCACCGGTCGGCTGAATTCCACGCTGGCGGCCAACGTCAACAACCTGAAAATTGACCGGGTGCGTACCTCAGGCCGGCTGGCGGGGAGGGAAGAAGAGTTTTTCGGGGCTCGGGAGCAGGCCTTCGTGAAAGCCTCAGCGCCGCCCTCCAAAATCAACCTGACCTTCGACTACCAGCTCGGTCGGTTTGGGGCCTTGCTGCGCTTTGTGCGGTTTGATAAGATTACGCTCATCGACTGGGACGGCGCCTCGATGGAGTATGACTCGCGCATCACCACCGACCTAACCCTGAACTACGCGCTAACCAACCACTTGCAGTTCATTGTGGGTAGCGCTAATCTGCTAAACCGCTACCCCACCTTGTTCGATCCGCAGCGCACGGAAACCGGCGGGGCCTGGGACCCGGTGCAGATGGGCTCGAACGGCCGGTTTTACTTTGCTAAATTGCAGGCCCGTTTCTGA
- a CDS encoding bifunctional transcriptional activator/DNA repair enzyme AdaA: MQLTQAELDYARVEQAIGYIAAHFTAQPSLHDIAAHVHLSPFHFNRLFTRWAGTSPQRFLRFLTKEYARQVLLESGDMLAATYQAGLSGSSRLHDLFVTYEAMTPAEYRAQAAGLVIRYGFHPTPFGECLLSLTERGICGLTFQSATERETALTQLRTTWPGATLLADEPETAAVAASLFQVPGPTAARPLPLLLKGTNFQIKVWEALLRIPAGAVVSYRHIAAALGQPGASQAVGGAVGANLIGYLIPCHRVIQQHGGPGGYRWGSARKQALLAWEAARSEPVSLG; this comes from the coding sequence ATGCAACTTACGCAAGCTGAGCTGGATTACGCCCGCGTGGAGCAGGCCATTGGCTACATTGCCGCCCACTTCACCGCGCAGCCTTCCCTGCACGACATTGCCGCGCACGTACACCTGAGCCCGTTCCACTTCAACCGGCTGTTTACGCGCTGGGCGGGCACGAGTCCGCAGCGGTTTTTGCGGTTCCTGACCAAGGAATACGCCCGGCAGGTACTCTTGGAGTCGGGAGACATGCTGGCCGCTACCTACCAGGCGGGCCTGTCGGGCTCCAGCCGCCTGCACGATTTGTTTGTGACCTATGAGGCCATGACGCCGGCCGAGTACCGCGCCCAGGCCGCCGGGCTGGTCATTCGCTACGGCTTTCACCCCACGCCCTTCGGCGAGTGTCTGCTCAGCCTCACGGAGCGGGGCATCTGCGGTCTAACGTTTCAATCGGCAACTGAGCGAGAAACGGCCCTTACGCAGTTGCGGACTACCTGGCCCGGCGCCACTCTACTGGCCGACGAACCCGAAACGGCGGCCGTGGCGGCCTCGCTTTTCCAGGTGCCCGGCCCCACAGCTGCCCGGCCGCTACCCCTGCTGCTGAAAGGCACCAACTTCCAGATAAAGGTGTGGGAGGCGCTGCTGCGCATTCCGGCCGGTGCCGTGGTATCGTACCGGCACATTGCGGCGGCTCTGGGGCAGCCGGGCGCCAGCCAAGCGGTAGGCGGGGCAGTGGGTGCAAACCTAATTGGCTACCTGATTCCCTGCCACCGCGTTATTCAGCAGCACGGCGGACCGGGCGGTTACCGCTGGGGTAGCGCCCGCAAACAAGCGCTGCTGGCCTGGGAAGCGGCGCGCTCGGAGCCGGTTTCCCTTGGCTGA
- a CDS encoding pyruvate dehydrogenase complex dihydrolipoamide acetyltransferase yields MAELIKMPKMSDTMTEGVIASWLKKVGDKVKSGDILAEVETDKATMELENYEDGTLLHIGPKEGESVPVDGLLAIVGKEGEDISSLLSGGTAPAPAAEAPKAEAAPAPTPAPSPTPAATPAPAAPVAAAPAGNGKKATVIRMPKMSDTMTEGTIASWLKKVGDKVKSGDVLAEVETDKATMELDNYEDGTLLYIGPKEGEAIPVDGILAIIGEEGADVQALLGGQSGGSAPAPAAAADTATAPATSSAPAPAAEAAPAQNGGRIFASPLAKSIAKDKGIDLSTIKGSGENGRIVSRDLESAQPSAAVAPAAPAPAAAPSQPAQAANTQSEYIQAALPEQPKAAPAPVATPAPTAAEGTYTDTPVSQMRKVIARRLSESLFTAPHFYLTMEILMDRAMEVRTQLNALSPVKLSFNDLVIKAAAVALKQHPAVNSSWLGDKIRQNKVVNIGVAVAVDEGLLVPVVRNADGKGLSTIATEVKELAGKAKSKKLQPSEWEGSTFTISNLGMFGIDEFTAIINPPDACILAVGGIKQTAVVKDGQLAIGNVMKVTLSCDHRVVDGATGAAFLQTLKSLLEDPMRMLI; encoded by the coding sequence ATGGCCGAACTCATAAAAATGCCCAAAATGAGCGACACGATGACCGAAGGGGTCATTGCTTCGTGGCTCAAAAAAGTAGGCGACAAAGTAAAATCCGGGGATATCCTGGCCGAAGTTGAAACCGACAAGGCCACGATGGAGCTGGAAAATTACGAAGACGGCACCCTCCTGCACATCGGCCCGAAGGAAGGCGAATCCGTGCCCGTTGATGGCCTGCTGGCTATTGTTGGTAAGGAAGGCGAAGATATTTCTAGCCTGCTAAGCGGCGGCACCGCGCCGGCTCCCGCAGCGGAAGCTCCTAAGGCAGAGGCCGCTCCGGCTCCCACGCCGGCCCCTAGCCCAACTCCAGCTGCCACACCTGCTCCGGCGGCTCCGGTTGCTGCGGCTCCCGCGGGCAACGGCAAGAAGGCAACCGTTATCCGGATGCCGAAAATGAGCGACACCATGACGGAAGGCACCATTGCCTCCTGGCTTAAAAAGGTAGGCGACAAAGTGAAGTCTGGCGACGTGCTAGCCGAAGTGGAAACCGATAAGGCCACCATGGAGCTGGATAACTACGAGGACGGCACCCTGCTCTATATCGGCCCGAAAGAAGGCGAGGCCATTCCCGTGGATGGCATTCTGGCTATCATTGGGGAAGAAGGCGCCGACGTGCAGGCCCTGCTCGGTGGTCAGTCGGGCGGTAGCGCCCCGGCTCCGGCTGCGGCCGCTGATACAGCAACTGCTCCCGCAACCAGCTCGGCCCCAGCTCCGGCCGCAGAGGCTGCTCCTGCTCAAAACGGTGGCCGCATCTTCGCCTCGCCCTTGGCCAAGAGCATTGCCAAAGACAAAGGTATTGACCTGAGCACCATCAAAGGCTCGGGCGAAAATGGCCGCATCGTTTCTCGCGACCTGGAAAGCGCCCAGCCATCAGCGGCCGTAGCGCCGGCGGCACCTGCCCCGGCCGCTGCTCCTTCGCAGCCAGCCCAGGCCGCCAACACCCAGTCGGAATACATTCAGGCCGCCTTGCCCGAGCAGCCGAAAGCCGCTCCGGCCCCAGTGGCTACCCCCGCGCCAACCGCCGCCGAAGGCACCTACACCGATACGCCAGTATCGCAGATGCGCAAGGTGATTGCCCGCCGTCTGTCGGAAAGCCTGTTCACGGCCCCGCATTTCTATCTGACGATGGAAATCCTAATGGACCGCGCCATGGAGGTTCGCACCCAGCTCAATGCCCTGTCGCCGGTGAAGCTGTCGTTCAACGACTTGGTTATCAAGGCTGCCGCTGTGGCCCTGAAGCAGCACCCCGCCGTAAACTCTTCTTGGCTCGGCGACAAAATCCGCCAGAACAAGGTGGTAAACATTGGGGTAGCCGTGGCCGTGGATGAAGGCCTGCTGGTGCCCGTAGTGCGCAACGCCGATGGCAAAGGTCTGTCGACTATTGCTACTGAGGTGAAAGAGCTGGCCGGCAAAGCCAAGAGCAAAAAGCTGCAGCCGAGCGAGTGGGAAGGTAGTACCTTCACCATTTCCAACCTGGGCATGTTCGGCATCGATGAATTCACGGCCATCATTAACCCCCCGGATGCCTGCATTCTGGCCGTAGGTGGCATCAAGCAAACAGCCGTAGTAAAAGACGGCCAGCTGGCCATTGGCAACGTGATGAAGGTAACCTTGAGCTGCGACCATCGGGTAGTAGACGGGGCCACCGGCGCCGCTTTCCTCCAGACGCTCAAGAGCCTGCTGGAAGACCCCATGCGCATGCTCATCTGA